The DNA region AACTGTGGTTGATAAGCATAACGATTATTTTCCCTACTGTTTGTTAAAGCTGGTGGGTCAAATTGCGCTGATGGAGTAAAATGACCTTTTTGATAATACGATGGTGGCGCTGGCATTGAATTTGTCATCATTTGATTATTATCAAAATATTGTGCTGAATTTGCACCACGATAGGCACCTTTGCTATCATAAGCTAATTCTGAAAGATTAAATTGTTCATTAACTTGTGATTGATGATACGGTGATGCAACACGTGATTGATAAGGAGGACTATATTGATTTGCATGCATATTATCATCGTTAACATAACCATCACGGTAGTTCTGATATCCCATAAATTCAGCATTGTAATATCGCCCTTGATTTTGTTGTCCTGACCAATATTGATCATAATTAGAACTTGTTACATGCTGCTGAATTCTGCGTGGCAAAATTTGTTGATGAACTAGACGCGAATAATTTTGCGCCGCATCATGATTATAATATGGTTCAACATAACCAGGTGACATTTGTGAGGCATTTACATTCATTACCTCACGGTCTTCTTCAGGATACTGGCGGTCATTATTATTAGCATAATAATTATATTGGTTACTTAAGTTCATTCGTGCTGGACGAATTGTATTATTATTTTGATATAACATTTCCATATTATTTAATTGGTTTTTTTTATATACTTCATTTGGACGAAAGTATTGATTTGACGAAAGATGATTTTTAGGCATTCCATTTGTTGGATAGAGTTGATTTTTATTAAAATCAACATTATTTTGGTTTCTTAATTCAGGATTAAAATTATCACCAAAACGATTTGCTGATTGCATTGGTGGTTGCTCGTGTTGTTTATCTTTCACCATAAACGATTTAACCTTATTAAAAAAACCCATGCTTTGTTTCACCTGCCCTAAATGTGAATAACATTGTATTAACATTGTATTAAAAAAGAAACTGCTAGTTTTTATCACCCATTTTTTTAGCTAGCATAATTTCTTGTTCAAAATACTCAATGTTTTCCTTAAAACTAGTTTCTTGTTTTAATTTTACAATATTTGTTCAATTACTACTGCTTTTTTTACTTCGAAATAAAGAAAAAGTAATAATAAAATAAACAAATAATAATAGCGCTGCAAATCCTAGTAGAAAACCAATTAACCCGATTACTGGAATATCTAAATCTAAGATTGTTATGCTTGTTGTCAAGAAGCCCTCCATATAAACACCACACTATCTATAAGTATTATACTATACTTTTTAAAATTTATGCAAAAAATATATTATTTTTATCCTAAACCCTTTTCTAATGTCTCTAATAATTTAGTTTTTACTTCATTTTGTGTTTGATAAGTTAATTTTAATGATAAGTAAAGTGCTCTTGTTTAATTTGATCATAAATCATTCCAATTGTTGTTGTTAATTTAGTAATCTTTGCATCGTTATTAATATAATTAATAATACTATCATCAATCCATTTTGTTTTTTCAATTTCTAATCAATTTAAATTTGTTTTTGAAGATTGGTCATTATTAATTCAACAAGAATCAAGTTGCTTATTATCTCATTGTTTAGTTACATTATTATAAATACAAGTTGTTGAATAGATATTTAGATAAAGCTTCTATATATTCATCACCATATATTTGAGATTGTGCTGTATAAATTCCAACAACTTTTATTTTCGTTTTATTATATTTAATTCGGTCAATTGTATCTTGGGTTTGTGGTCCTACAACAGGAAAAATAATATTTGCTTTTTTAGTAATTAAATAATCAGAAATCACTTTTCCTTCTCCTTGATTAAATGATTGTGAAAACCATGACTCATTGTCATTTAATACTTCTTGAACTTTTCTTATTGGTAATAAATTATTAATTTTGGGGTTTATGTTTTTAATTATTGCTAAAATATCTGTCATTAATTTATGTAAATTAGGATATCTAACATCGTTCTTAATAATTTCATTAAACACATCCGCTGATAATAAAAATCCTCATAAATAATTTGAAACACCAACTGGATTATCCATTCCTCCATAAGTTACAATATTTAACTGTTGTTGAAATTCTGTTTGATGCAAATTAAGTCATATTGCTGTAACAAAACCCGCTAAAAAACCAGTAATTTCTTTTTTAAATAAAATTACGACAATATTATCAGCTAACAGACCATATCGGTCCATATTTTTATGAACATTCTGACCACTACTATCAATAAAAATAACATTATCCACTAAGTTTTCTGCTCAACCAATGGTATTGGCATAAGTAAAATTAGTGTCTTTGCCCCAGCAATACTAGCTGTAATATAAGCTGCTTTAAATTCACCCGGTGTAATACCATTTGGTTCAAAATAGTTATCTCGCAATGGACTTTCTTGTCATTGTATCATTGATGAAACTTGGGTAAATTGTGACACGATATATTTGATTGTTCCTTATCACGCTGATTGAATATAAGATTTATCATTAATTGACCCACCAATAGTAATTACCCAAATATCATACATATATTGGTATTTTTTAACACAAAATGTTAAAAAAATAACAGAAGTAGTGCTAATTTGTAGTGCCATTAAAATCTTAATTATTTTTTTTCATTATAATCTCCTTTAACCATAATTTAAAAAATACTAAAAATATTCTTTTATTAAAAACAACAATTATTTTATTTAAGTTTTTTTCTTGTTATTTGTTTCAGAATTAATATTTGATTTAACACTACTAATAAAATTTTCGCGTAATAATAGATTAACTTTCGGAACTAATAAACGTAAATGATTACGATATTCAGCTAAAATTAGGTCTGAAGTATAATAAAATATTAACAATAAAAGTAAAACAATTATGGCACAAATTGTTGAAATAATTGTTGTAATATTATCAATTTGAATCGCAAAATTATCACGGGGAATATATTGTTGACCATAAACATATTCTTTAAATATACCAACCTTTTTATCACGCATCACATCATCAACAAATTTAATAATTAATTCTAATCCAAATCATAATAATTGAAATTGTGCTACAATCGGTTTATTTGTTGGTGAACGATATTTTCATTCACACGTCATTGCAAACAAAATATTAAAACACATAGCAAAAGCTAATCCATTAATAACTTGCAATGCTAAGTAAGCTTCTGACGAATGATTAAATGCAGTAATACTAAAGAAAATAAATCATAGTAATAACCCTAACCCAAAGCAATATTTAACACCAATTTTATTATACAGTAAATGACAAGCTAAATAAGCACCAAAAAATTGTGGAATTAGGAATAATTGCTCATTTAAACGCACAAATTGGTTGACTTTTCAAACATCATGGTATTTTTCTCATGTGCGTTGGCCTAACAATCAAAGATAAATATTTGATTGAGACACTTCTTTTAAAATAATAATTAAAATTACCATAAAAAAGATAATTAATACTTTTCCCCATTTAAATGGTTCAAACATTTTTTGCTGTTCAATCGTAAATGATGTTGATGTAAATTCTTTATGTGAAAATAAAGCATATAAAATTGTTGCACCCGCAATAGCAATTATTGCACCAATTCCAATAATTCCTATTTGCAACTGATTAGTTAAATTACTTCCTACTGTAATAACAATATTATTAAACTCACTACCAAAAATAAGCGCAAATGTCATTAATGGTGCTACTAAACTAATTGTTTTAAATGGAAAAAACTTACAACCATATTCTTCATTATTATATGATAAAAAATAACTAGCTTTTGTAATAATTCCAAAACCAAGAAAAAATGCCGCGATAATTAATGTTGGTGCAGAAGGATAAATAATTAAAATAAAAATTCCAAGCATTGATATTCCAAACATTGTATATTGAAAAAAATGTCAACCAATACGAAAAAAAACCTTATGTAAAAATATATAAGGAATCATCGCTAAAAAAGCATAAAGAGAAAGGGAAATTGCTACAATAATGGCAATTCCCTCCATATTATTAATTGATGCGGCAAAGAATAAATCGCGGAAATCAAAATTATCACCAATAATTGATGATAATGCAAATCAATATAAAAACGTTTGAATAAAGAATGCCTTCTGACTAGTATGTTTAATTTTAATGTTTTTTATTAAAATTAATATGTAAAGAACAAATAACAATAATAACATTAATGGATTAAATAAAAAAACATCTCAATTATTTTGTAACACACCTGCACCCTCTTTCTGTTTTATAAATTATAACATAACCTAAATAATTACATTTGTTCAATAACATTAACCCCTAATAAATTAAAGGCATTTGATAAAACTTGATAAATTACTTTAATAAATACTAAACGCTGTTTTGTTAATTCTAAGTTATCTAAATTAATAACTTTTGATTCATTATAATATGAATGGAATTGCCACGCAATATTTTGCACATAATCACAGACAAGATGTGGTTGACGTAATTTTGCTGCTCCTTCAATGCAACGATTAAATAAATCAATTTCATTTAAAAGGTCTAATTCTTTTTGTGACGTTAATAATTCAAAGGTTTTAACATCCGTAATATTAATTTTGCTTATTTTGGCTTGTTTTAGCACGCTATTACAACGCGCTGTTGCATATTGTGCATAATAAACAGGGTTTTTTGAAGAATGCTCTTTTAAAATACCAATATCTAAGTCCATATGACTTTGAGCACTTTTTGAAGCTAACATATAACGAATCGGGTCAACTCCAATTTCTTCAATTAAGTCAATTAATCAAACTGCTGTCCCTTTTCGTTTACTCATTTTATATTCATCACCGTCTTTAATTAAACGTACCATTTGAATCATATCAATATCTAAAATGTCTTTTTTATACCCTAATAACTGTAACCCCGCTAACATTCTTACAATATAACCGTGATGATCACCACCTCAAAAATTAACCAATTTATCTGCTTTGCTTCGCATTAAACGTTCATTATGTGATGCTAAATCAGGAGTAATATAAGTTAAATGACCATTTGATTTAACTAGAACACGATCTTTATCATCACCAAAGTCGGTTGTTTTTAATCATAGTGCACCATCTTGTTCATAAGTTTTTCCCAATTTGGCATATTTGGCTAATGTTGCATCAATTTTTCCTCCCTCGTACATTGCAGCTTCAGAAGAATAATATTTAATATCAACTCGAAATAATTTTAATTGCTTTTTAATAATATCTAAAAATAAATCAACTGATTTTTTACGAAAAATTTCATGTACCTTTGGATCAATAATTTTATAATCCTTATCAAAAGTTAAATTAATAAATTTATCTTGATAATTGTCAACAAAATATTGTGCAACATCAACATACATATCACCACGATATGCATCAGAAGGTAATTCGGTTTTTTTACCCAATAAATTTAAATAACTAACAAAAACGGTCACTGCTAAAATATTTATTTGATTACCAGCATCATTAACATAATATTCAGTTTGAACATGATAACCAGCTGCTCGCAAAATGCGAGCAACACTATCAGCAATGGCACCATTCCGAGCATGACCAATATGTAAAAATCCCGTTGGATTAGCTGAAACAATTTCTAAATTATAAGTAAAATTCTTTGGAGCTGAATATCCATATTTTTCTTCTCGTTTTAAAACCTCATTAATAACTTGATATAACTGATCATCAGCTAAGGTAAAATTAATAAATCCCACACCAGCAATTTCAATTTTTTTAAAATATGATTTATTATTTTTTTCAATAAAAGCAATAACTTCTTCAGCAATTTTATTTGGTGCCTTTTTTAATTTTTTTGCTAGTAACAAAGCCAAATTGGTTGATAAATGACCAAATCCTTCTTGACGTGGTTTTTCAACCATCACTGGTGTTGTTAAATTATTTGCCTTTAAGTACTCTTCTAACAGATTTTCAATTAATTTAACATTCGTATTCATAATTGTAGTTCCTTTCTTCTTTTATTTATATATATTTTACATAGTTTTTATAATTACTTATCTTTTTTTCTAATTTTACAATAATAAAATCCATCAGTATTATTTTCATAACCAAAAATTTGTTCTGTTGCAATAATTTTTAAATCCGGATGTTTTACTAAAAAATTGCGGATTTGAACAGTATTTTCATATCCACAAAAAGTACAAGTAGAATAAACCAAAATTCCACCTGGTTTTAACAATTGATAAGCTTTATCTAATAATTGTTCTTGAATCTCAACTAAATTTGCTAATTCTTGATTAGTAAAAGTATGATATTTAATTTCTGGTTTTCGTTTAATTACCCCTAAACCACTGCAGGGGGCATCACAAAGAATTTTATCATATTGAATTTCAGGATTAATTTTTCTAGCATCTAATAAATGTGGATAAATATTCGTAATTCCTAATCAACTAGCATTCATTTTAATTAAGTTAATCTTCTTTTCACTAATATCATATGCATCAATAATCCCTTTGTTGTTCATGATTTGACTTAAATGTGTTGTTTTACCACCCGGTGCACTGCACATATCTAACACGCGATCAGTTTCTTGCGGATTTAATACTTCTGCAATGCGCATACTCATTTCATCTTGAATAAAAATTAAACCTTTTTTAAACATTTCTGAATTAACAACTGGTTTATCGGCAATGACACCTACAGAAGATACTAAACTTTTTGTTAAATTATAATTTGAATATTGAGCTAATAATTCATCTCGACTAATTTTTAGGGTATTAATGCGAAATGAAAGTTTTGGAATTGTTAAACTATCAACCATTACTTGCTGAGCAATATCTTCACTATATTCATTACGAAGAATTAAATATAATGATGATGGAAAGCTATATTTAATACTTAATTTTTTTGTTTCATCAGCAATATTAATTTCAAAAATATCATCTTTACTAACAAAAATCTTTTTTAACGTAGCATTAATAAAACCAGCATACTTTGGATTTAGATTTTTACTAATATTAACAGCTTCATTAACAATTGCATAATTAGGGATACGATCTAAAAAACGAAATTGATAAATACTCATTCATAATAAAACTTGTAATTTTTGATTAGTTTTTTTGGATTCAATAAATTGATTAGCAATATATTCTAAATACAATTTATTTTTTAAAGTACCATAAACAATTCGATAAATTAAAGTTTTATCTTGGTCAGTAAAATCATCATTTTGTTCTACAATATTTGATAATAAATGATTACTAAACTTGTTTTTTGCAAAAATTTTTCATAAGATATTTCATGCTATTTCTCTTGCTTGCATTTTTTAATCCTTTAAACTTACGAACGATTAACAATTTCTTGTTCTAAAATTGTTTTAATTTCTGCAACTGCTTGTTCTACAGTGTTATTTACCACAACATAATTATAATTACTTTGCAATGGAAGTTCATCAGCCGCTTTTGCTAATCGTGCTTGTAATACTTCTTCGGGTTCACTTTTTCGGCCTCGAATTCGTTTTTCTAATTCCTCTAAACTTGGTGGAATTAAAAAAATTGAAACTGCATCACTTACTTTCTGTAACACTTGTGTTGCACCTTGTACTTCAATTTCTAATAAAACATTTTTTCCATTATTAATTTGTTCAATACAATATGATTTTGGCGTACCATAATAATTATCGACAAATTCAGCATATTCTAATAATTCATTATTTTTAATTGCAGCTTCAAATGTTAGTCGGTCAACAAAAAAATAATTTACCCCTTCAACTTCATCCTGCCTTTTTGTTCTTGTTGTCATTGAAATTGAATAAGCCAAATTCAACTCCTCATATTTAAAAAGTTCTTGGCATATTGTCCCTTTCCCGACTCCTGATGGGCCAGAAAAAATAATTAAAAAGCCCTCTTTCTGCACACTAACGTTCTCCTTTTTCTAATCTTAATATATATAAATACTTTTTTTTATATGTTTTACAACGTAACATAACTAAATTAAATTGATCAAATGACAACATTTGATTTGATTCACAAACTATTATTCCATAGTTATTAATAATATTGTTATTCAATATTATAGTAATAATATCATAATAATAATCAATTTGCTTAAAAGGTGGGTCTAAAAATAAAATATCAATTAATACTTTATGTTGTATCATTCAATTTAATAAAACTTTATAATCATAATTTAATACTTTTGCATTATTTATTTTTAAGTTATTTAAATTAGTTTCAATAATTTTGGAGGCACCTTGGTGTGAATCATTAAAATAACATTGTTGTAACCCACGTGATAACCCTTCAATTCCTAATTGACCACTTCCAGCAAAAATATCTAATCCAATTTTATTTTCATAAATAAAATAATTATCTAAAATATTAAATGTATCTTCTTTAACACGTGCCGTCATTGGCCGGGTATTTATTCCATCTAATGTTTTAATTTGATAACCCTTATATTTTCCACTAATTACGCGCATCTTCTTAACCCTTTTCTTTTCTTTTTTTTATTATACTAAAACTTTAGAATTTTCTTTAATAATTGCTAAATATGTTATAATTTTTTAAGAGGTGATTTTTAGTGTTTCAAAATGAAATACCAACTAAAGACTGACTAGTATTTGATAATACACCGTCAATTCGACAACCATCAATTGATGTCTCTTTAACATTAGCACCTGAAAATGAACTTGTAATGCAAAAATTAATTGATTTTGTAAGATATTCCCAAGATCCGCAAAAAAATAGTGGTCATACAATTATACCAGCTGTTGGTTTAGCTGCTCCTCAAATTGGACATAATATTAAAATGTATTATATTAGAATTGAAGAGACAGATAAAGAAACAGGAGATAAAAAAATAATTGAACATGCAATGATTAATCCTAAAATTATTGGAAAAAGTGAACAAATAGCTTGTATAAAAGAAGGCGAAGGTTGTTTAAGCGTTAATGGTGATAAAGAAGGTTTTGTCCCTCGTAGTTTTCGAATTATTATTAAAGGTTATGATTATTTAAAACAACAACAAATAACAATTACTGCCCGTAGTTATGAAGCAATTGTTTTTCAACATGAACAAGCACATTTAGAAGGTAAATTATATTATGATTTAATTAATAAAACCGAACCTTGAATGAAAAAAAGTGATTGAATTATTTTATAAAAAATAAAAACTGGTAATACCAGTTTTTATTTAGTTTTAAATACTAATTATATTTTCTTATTTTAATTCTTATGATAAAATCCCATCAGAGGTTATTTTTAATGCTACAAAATGAAGTACCAACTCATGACTGATTAGTATTGGATGACACTCCATCAATTCAGCAACCATTAATTGATGTGTCTGTATCCTTAACACCCGAAAATAAACTTGTAATGCAAAAATTAATTGATTTTGTAAGATATTCGCATACTCCCCCCCCAAAAAAAAATAATGCCAATAAGATTAAACCAGCTGTTGGTTTAGCCTCTCCTCAAATTTGACATAATCTTAAAATGTATTATATTCGAATTGAAGAGACAGATGACGAAACAGGAGATAAAAAAAATAATTGAACATGCAATGATTAATCCTAAAATTATCGGAAAAAGTGAACAAATAGCTTGTATAGAAGAAGGCGAAGGTTGTTTAGGCGTTAATGGTGATAAAGAAGGTTTTGTTCCCCGTAGTTTTGAGATTATTGTTGAAAGTTATGATTATTCAAAACAATAACAAGTAACAATTACTGCCTGTAGTTATGAAGCAATTGTTTTTCAACATGAACAAGCAAATTTAGAAGGTAAATTATATTATGATTTAATTAATAAAAACGAACCTTAAATGAAAAAAAGTGATTAAATTTAGTGATTGAATTATTGTATAAAAATAATATTTAACTTTTTTAAAACAAAATTTTTTTGGTAATCTTACTAATCTTTATGTTATAATTTATTGGATACTAGTAAATTAATTTTTTTCTTTTTAATAATATCCAATTTAATAAAGAAAAAACTATGCGTTAATTTTAGAATTATGAGGTGATAATTTCAATGAATGAAGAAAAGAAAGAAACAAGTAAAAACAAAACAATAGTTACAAAACCAACTAATATAGTAGCAAAACAACCAATCCAAAATGTTGTTAAAAATAAAATTCCAACAAAAGTGTTTGCTTTAGGTGGATTAGAAGAAGTTGGAAAAAATACATATTGTATCGAGCATGATGAAGAGTTAATTATGCTTGATGCAGGAGTTAAATTTCCAAGTTCAACAATGCTTGGAGTTGATGCTGTTATTCCGAATTATAATTATTTAAAAGAAAACCAACGAAAAATAAAAGCATTATTTATTACACACGGCCATGAAGATCATATTGGTGGAATTCCCTATTTATTACGGGAAGTTAATATTCCAATTATTTATGCACCACGATTAGCAGCTGCTTTAATTCGTGATCGTCTAAAAGAAGCAAAATTGGAACAAACAACAATTGTTAAAGAAGTTGATAATATGAGTGTTATTAAAACAAAAAACTTTAAAATTAATTTTTTTGCTGTTAACCATAGTATTCCTGATGCCTTTGGAATTTCAATAGTTACTCCAAACGGAAAAGTTGTTTCAACTGGTGATTATAAATTTGACTGAACACCATTAGGACATCGTGCTGATATTGAACGAATGGCAAATATGGGGCAAGAAGGTGTTATGTTATTAATGGCTGATAGTACCAATGCTGAAGTTGAGGGTTACACTCAAACTGAAACAAAAATTATTAAAAATATTGGTGAATTATTTATTAAAGCTAAGGGGCGAATTTTAATTTCAACTTTTGCTTCAAATGTTCATCGAATTCAACATATTGTTGAAATTGCAAATAAATATGGACGAAAAATTTTAGTGTTTGGTCGCAGTTTAGATCGCATTATTAAAATTATTCGTCAAATGGGACATTTAAAAATTTCTGATAAGGCATTTATTAAAGCTAATGATGCTAAAAACTATAAATATAATGAGATATTAATTATTTGTACTGGAAGCCAAGGTGAACCAATGGCAGCATTATCCCGAATTGCAAATAATCAACATCAACATATTTCTATTATTCCTGGTGATACTGTTATTTTTTCATCATCACCAATTCCCGGCAATCAAGCTGATGTTGAACGAGTTATTAATAAACTAGTTCGTGCTGGTGCTATTGTGCAAGAAAATAGTCATTTAAATCAAATCCATACGTCTGGTCATGCTTCACAAGAAGAACAAAAATTATTATTTACCCTATTGAAGCCAAAATACTTTATGCCCATGCATGGTGACTATCGTATGCTTCGCCAACATGGTGAAACAGCAATTAGTGTCAATGTCCCAAAAGATAATGTCTTTATTTGTGCTAATGGTGATCAAATTGAACTATTAAATGGAACAGCAGCAATTGGTAAAAGAATTGAAGCTGAAGCTGTTTATGTTGATGGAAAAGATTTATCAGGTCAAACAACCGCTGTTGTTCGTGACCGTGAAATTTTATCAAAAGATGGGTTAATTGCTGTTGTTATTTCAATTGATTCGCAAAATAATCAATTACTAACACCACCACGCATTATTTCAAGAGGAAGTTTCTATGTTAAAGAATCTGGAAATATTATTAATGAATCAATTCGTTTAGCAACCGAAGCAGTTAATGAAGTTTTAAAAACCCAAAAACCAACTTTTGGCGCTCTTAAAAATGCTATTAAGCAATCATTATCTCCTTTCATTTACCGTTATAAACGTCGTAATCCATTGATTATTCCAGTAATTTTAAATAAAAAATAAAAGAATATGTAAAAATATTCTTTTATTTTTTAATATATTATGAAAATCATTTTTAATTCACCTAATAAATTTTTCTTTTCCTTTATTTACAATTTACAAATATAACATATAATTTAATATTAAGAGAGGAACCAATATATTATGACTAATGAACAAATTGAATTATTATGAAATACCTTGAAAAAACAAAATAATAGTGTTAATCTTCCCCTTACCACTTTTCTTGGTTATAACAAAAAAACTGACATTGGAACAGTTTTAGCATTATTTGATGCAAATGGTTATCCAGTTATCACATTAAATGAAATTGGATTTATTGCTTTTGATCACACTGTTTTTTATGCCCTTCCCTTGGCGGGGGTCAAATTTCTCATAGCATTTCTAAAATTGAACATCAAATGCCAATTGACCAAGCAAGAGAATTAAAAATTGGTCATCCAAATTTTGAATATGATCCAATTGTTCGTGTTGTTTAATTTCCAACTGCAACAATTGAATTATGTGGTGGAACCCATGTTAATAACTTAAAAGAAATTAATTTTTTTGAAATTTGAGATTGTTGAGTTGATAAAAAGAAAGTTCGAATACAATTTTCAACAAATAAAGAAGTAACAGAAAGTTATTTTGCTAATTGAATTAACCAAAAAAAGATAATTTATACCAAAACCAACACAATACCAAGAAATTATCCAAAATAATAAATTAACCAAACTAAACAAAAGCATTGAACCACTAATATAACAATAGTTTTTAAAGAAAAATATAAACTTTTTCATTATTTAAAATACCCAACTATCTTAAAAACCATTCACATTAAAAACCAAGTAAAAGACCAAATCACAATTCAAATACCAACCATTAAAGTTAAATATTCATTTTGTGTTAAATTCCACATTGTAATACTTTCAACATTCATTTTATCTATAAACAAAAATATATGAATAAAAAACTCTTTTAATTTAATTCAATCATTTTGCATATTTAAAAACTCCACATTTTTTGAATAAGTTTAAAAAACATTCCAAAAAACAAAACAATAAATAACACAAACTATATAAGATATAAAAACTCAGGAGCATTTGAACCAATAATATAACTAACAAATTGAACTCAATAATCATATAAACTCATTTAATTTAAATCTTCCAAATCTTTAATTAATTGTTGCTCTTTTTCAACAGTTCAATTTATTAAATTATTATTGTTATTATTTGCTTTTACTTTTTTAGGTTCACTTGAAAATAACGCTTCTTTCATTTTAGTAAAATAATTTTGTTTATATTGATTATATAAATTGATTAATTCTGTTCCAGTTAAATATTTTCAAATATTTCGCTTTAAATTTTCATCATACTTTATAATAGGATAAGAATTATCATAAATCAAACCAATTGCTACTTGCTCTGAATGTTTTTCACTCGGATAAATAAACTTATTACTCAACCAAAAACCAATATGGCGATTATGATTGGGTAAATTAATAAAACTTGCTTTAT from Spiroplasma kunkelii CR2-3x includes:
- the def gene encoding peptide deformylase yields the protein MFQNEIPTKDWLVFDNTPSIRQPSIDVSLTLAPENELVMQKLIDFVRYSQDPQKNSGHTIIPAVGLAAPQIGHNIKMYYIRIEETDKETGDKKIIEHAMINPKIIGKSEQIACIKEGEGCLSVNGDKEGFVPRSFRIIIKGYDYLKQQQITITARSYEAIVFQHEQAHLEGKLYYDLINKTEPWMKKSDWIIL
- the rnjA gene encoding ribonuclease J1; this translates as MNEEKKETSKNKTIVTKPTNIVAKQPIQNVVKNKIPTKVFALGGLEEVGKNTYCIEHDEELIMLDAGVKFPSSTMLGVDAVIPNYNYLKENQRKIKALFITHGHEDHIGGIPYLLREVNIPIIYAPRLAAALIRDRLKEAKLEQTTIVKEVDNMSVIKTKNFKINFFAVNHSIPDAFGISIVTPNGKVVSTGDYKFDWTPLGHRADIERMANMGQEGVMLLMADSTNAEVEGYTQTETKIIKNIGELFIKAKGRILISTFASNVHRIQHIVEIANKYGRKILVFGRSLDRIIKIIRQMGHLKISDKAFIKANDAKNYKYNEILIICTGSQGEPMAALSRIANNQHQHISIIPGDTVIFSSSPIPGNQADVERVINKLVRAGAIVQENSHLNQIHTSGHASQEEQKLLFTLLKPKYFMPMHGDYRMLRQHGETAISVNVPKDNVFICANGDQIELLNGTAAIGKRIEAEAVYVDGKDLSGQTTAVVRDREILSKDGLIAVVISIDSQNNQLLTPPRIISRGSFYVKESGNIINESIRLATEAVNEVLKTQKPTFGALKNAIKQSLSPFIYRYKRRNPLIIPVILNKK
- a CDS encoding DUF2649 family protein, producing MQNDWIKLKEFFIHIFLFIDKMNVESITMWNLTQNEYLTLMVGIWIVIWSFTWFLMWMVFKIVGYFK
- a CDS encoding DUF3627 domain-containing protein encodes the protein MSNYIKKNQNIENYFISKEFIPFTTDKASFINLPNHNRHIGFWLSNKFIYPSEKHSEQVAIGLIYDNSYPIIKYDENLKRNIWKYLTGTELINLYNQYKQNYFTKMKEALFSSEPKKVKANNNNNNLINWTVEKEQQLIKDLEDLN